Proteins from one Drosophila gunungcola strain Sukarami chromosome 3R, Dgunungcola_SK_2, whole genome shotgun sequence genomic window:
- the LOC128266236 gene encoding synapse-associated protein of 47 kDa isoform X10, with protein MFSGLTNQFTSLVGAVKGGAGDEDVPAPTGEAAAAAPAAASTSLEATSSAAVDPEAAAAAGAEGLEGEEAGKRLPKSASLVDSLVTEATGWLGSAKGWLGNASIPSMPAMPSMPSMPAMPAMPSIPSIPGLRKAGGAEGAEGAEGAAAGEGGAAAGGAVSGGEDDDKSRYISATEGADSHPASGGGTPTGDEGQIGQGKGDEVKITTKVTQQAKHFGSFLSSAISKAGTKIKETVKDNTILDSFNKEQEAFIKGQGGVGNGAAPWIGHANEAKIKEEILGLSQDRRNFVRAPPAGVDFEFSYDTAYPTAIAIMAEDKALETMRFELVPKIITEENFWRNYFYRVSLIIQAAELGTLGADGVGQASSGEDANEVANKESTSKTVEPAKSDSSLKAIAEQPKAVIEPEVQEPHGAVKSKARAGKELGQKISESEFVSDDFQASSESDLAEIQDGMRKLGIDSMTQLALATTDDGYYSVTVRIPKRITVCENLCLSYIPRD; from the exons ATGTTTTCGGGCCTAACAAATCAATTTACCTCGCTGGTGGGCGCCGTGAAGGGCGGCGCTGGCGACGAGGATGTGCCCGCGCCCACAGGAGAGGCGGCCGCAGCCGCTCCAGCAGCGGCCTCCACATCCTTGGAGGCCACCTCGTCGGCAGCCGTGGATCCGGAGGCAGCTGCCGCCGCCGGCGCTGAAGGACTGGAGGGCGAGGAAGCTGGCAAGAG aCTTCCCAAATCCGCCTCCCTGGTTGATTCATTAGTCACCGAAGCCAC CGGATGGTTGGGCAGTGCCAAGGGTTGGCTGGGAAACGCCTCGATACCGTCGATGCCAGCCATGCCGTCGATGCCATCGATGCCAGCTATGCCAGCCATGCCGTCGATACCATCGATTCCGGGACTGCGCAAAGCCGGAGGCGCCGAGGGAGCCGAGGGCGCCGAGGGAGCTGCAGCCGGAGAGGGCGGGGCCGCCGCCGGTGGAGCCGTGAGTGGTGGCGAGGATGACGACAAGTCGAGGTATATTAG CGCCACGGAGGGCGCCGACTCGCATCCTGCATCGGGCGGTGGCACGCCCACCGGCGACGAGGGTCAAATCGGACAGGGTAAGGGCGATGAAGTCAAAA TTACCACAAAAGTAACACAACAAGCCAAACACTTTGGATCCTTCTTGTCATCGGCCATCAGCAAGGCTGGCACCAAAATCAAGGAAACAGTCAAGGATAAT ACCATTCTCGACTCGTTCAACAAGGAGCAGGAGGCCTTCATCAAGGGCCAGGGCGGCGTGGGCAATGGGGCAGCACCCTGGATCGGGCATGCCAACGAGGCCAAGATCAAGGAGGAGATCCTGGGCCTGTCGCAGGACCGCCGCAACTTCGTGCGCGCCCCGCCCGCCGGCGTGGACTTTGAGTTTAGCTACGACACCGCCTATCCCACGGCCATAGCCATTATGGCCGAGGACAAGGCGCTCGAGACGATGCGATTCGAGCTGGTGCCCAAGAT CATCACTGAGGAGAACTTTTGGCGGAATTACTTCTACCGCGTCTCACTGATCATCCAGGCCGCCGAGCTGGGCACCCTGGGCGCCGATGGCGTGGGCCAGGCCTCCAGCGGCGAAGATG CCAACGAAGTGGCCAATAAAGAGAGCACATCCAAGACTGTCGAACCAGCCAAGAGCGATTCCAGTCTGAAAGCCATAGCCGAGCAGCCAAAGGCCGTGATAGAGCCGGAGGTCCAGGAGCCCCATGGGGCAGTCAAGTCGAAGGCTCGTGCTGGCAAAGAGCTGGGCCAGAAGATCTCCGAATCGGAATTCGTTTCGGACGACTTTCAGGCCTCCAGCGAATCGGACTTGGCTGAAATCCAAGACGGCATGCGCAAATTGGGCATTGATAGCATGACCCAACTGGCACTAGCCACGACTGATG
- the LOC128266236 gene encoding synapse-associated protein of 47 kDa isoform X12, whose amino-acid sequence MFSGLTNQFTSLVGAVKGGAGDEDVPAPTGEAAAAAPAAASTSLEATSSAAVDPEAAAAAGAEGLEGEEAGKRLPKSASLVDSLVTEATGWLGSAKGWLGNASIPSMPAMPSMPSMPAMPAMPSIPSIPGLRKAGGAEGAEGAEGAAAGEGGAAAGGAVSGGEDDDKSRYISATEGADSHPASGGGTPTGDEGQIGQGKGDEVKITTKVTQQAKHFGSFLSSAISKAGTKIKETVKDNTILDSFNKEQEAFIKGQGGVGNGAAPWIGHANEAKIKEEILGLSQDRRNFVRAPPAGVDFEFSYDTAYPTAIAIMAEDKALETMRFELVPKIITEENFWRNYFYRVSLIIQAAELGTLGADGVGQASSGEDANEVANKESTSKTVEPAKSDSSLKAIAEQPKAVIEPEVQEPHGAVKSKARAGKELGQKISESEFVSDDFQASSESDLAEIQDGMRKLGIDSMTQLALATTDED is encoded by the exons ATGTTTTCGGGCCTAACAAATCAATTTACCTCGCTGGTGGGCGCCGTGAAGGGCGGCGCTGGCGACGAGGATGTGCCCGCGCCCACAGGAGAGGCGGCCGCAGCCGCTCCAGCAGCGGCCTCCACATCCTTGGAGGCCACCTCGTCGGCAGCCGTGGATCCGGAGGCAGCTGCCGCCGCCGGCGCTGAAGGACTGGAGGGCGAGGAAGCTGGCAAGAG aCTTCCCAAATCCGCCTCCCTGGTTGATTCATTAGTCACCGAAGCCAC CGGATGGTTGGGCAGTGCCAAGGGTTGGCTGGGAAACGCCTCGATACCGTCGATGCCAGCCATGCCGTCGATGCCATCGATGCCAGCTATGCCAGCCATGCCGTCGATACCATCGATTCCGGGACTGCGCAAAGCCGGAGGCGCCGAGGGAGCCGAGGGCGCCGAGGGAGCTGCAGCCGGAGAGGGCGGGGCCGCCGCCGGTGGAGCCGTGAGTGGTGGCGAGGATGACGACAAGTCGAGGTATATTAG CGCCACGGAGGGCGCCGACTCGCATCCTGCATCGGGCGGTGGCACGCCCACCGGCGACGAGGGTCAAATCGGACAGGGTAAGGGCGATGAAGTCAAAA TTACCACAAAAGTAACACAACAAGCCAAACACTTTGGATCCTTCTTGTCATCGGCCATCAGCAAGGCTGGCACCAAAATCAAGGAAACAGTCAAGGATAAT ACCATTCTCGACTCGTTCAACAAGGAGCAGGAGGCCTTCATCAAGGGCCAGGGCGGCGTGGGCAATGGGGCAGCACCCTGGATCGGGCATGCCAACGAGGCCAAGATCAAGGAGGAGATCCTGGGCCTGTCGCAGGACCGCCGCAACTTCGTGCGCGCCCCGCCCGCCGGCGTGGACTTTGAGTTTAGCTACGACACCGCCTATCCCACGGCCATAGCCATTATGGCCGAGGACAAGGCGCTCGAGACGATGCGATTCGAGCTGGTGCCCAAGAT CATCACTGAGGAGAACTTTTGGCGGAATTACTTCTACCGCGTCTCACTGATCATCCAGGCCGCCGAGCTGGGCACCCTGGGCGCCGATGGCGTGGGCCAGGCCTCCAGCGGCGAAGATG CCAACGAAGTGGCCAATAAAGAGAGCACATCCAAGACTGTCGAACCAGCCAAGAGCGATTCCAGTCTGAAAGCCATAGCCGAGCAGCCAAAGGCCGTGATAGAGCCGGAGGTCCAGGAGCCCCATGGGGCAGTCAAGTCGAAGGCTCGTGCTGGCAAAGAGCTGGGCCAGAAGATCTCCGAATCGGAATTCGTTTCGGACGACTTTCAGGCCTCCAGCGAATCGGACTTGGCTGAAATCCAAGACGGCATGCGCAAATTGGGCATTGATAGCATGACCCAACTGGCACTAGCCACGACTGATG
- the LOC128266236 gene encoding synapse-associated protein of 47 kDa isoform X11, with the protein MFSGLTNQFTSLVGAVKGGAGDEDVPAPTGEAAAAAPAAASTSLEATSSAAVDPEAAAAAGAEGLEGEEAGKSGWLGSAKGWLGNASIPSMPAMPSMPSMPAMPAMPSIPSIPGLRKAGGAEGAEGAEGAAAGEGGAAAGGAVSGGEDDDKSRYISATEGADSHPASGGGTPTGDEGQIGQVTTKVTQQAKHFGSFLSSAISKAGTKIKETVKDNTILDSFNKEQEAFIKGQGGVGNGAAPWIGHANEAKIKEEILGLSQDRRNFVRAPPAGVDFEFSYDTAYPTAIAIMAEDKALETMRFELVPKIITEENFWRNYFYRVSLIIQAAELGTLGADGVGQASSGEDANEVANKESTSKTVEPAKSDSSLKAIAEQPKAVIEPEVQEPHGAVKSKARAGKELGQKISESEFVSDDFQASSESDLAEIQDGMRKLGIDSMTQLALATTDDGYYSVTVRIPKRITVCENLCLSYIPRD; encoded by the exons ATGTTTTCGGGCCTAACAAATCAATTTACCTCGCTGGTGGGCGCCGTGAAGGGCGGCGCTGGCGACGAGGATGTGCCCGCGCCCACAGGAGAGGCGGCCGCAGCCGCTCCAGCAGCGGCCTCCACATCCTTGGAGGCCACCTCGTCGGCAGCCGTGGATCCGGAGGCAGCTGCCGCCGCCGGCGCTGAAGGACTGGAGGGCGAGGAAGCTGGCAAGAG CGGATGGTTGGGCAGTGCCAAGGGTTGGCTGGGAAACGCCTCGATACCGTCGATGCCAGCCATGCCGTCGATGCCATCGATGCCAGCTATGCCAGCCATGCCGTCGATACCATCGATTCCGGGACTGCGCAAAGCCGGAGGCGCCGAGGGAGCCGAGGGCGCCGAGGGAGCTGCAGCCGGAGAGGGCGGGGCCGCCGCCGGTGGAGCCGTGAGTGGTGGCGAGGATGACGACAAGTCGAGGTATATTAG CGCCACGGAGGGCGCCGACTCGCATCCTGCATCGGGCGGTGGCACGCCCACCGGCGACGAGGGTCAAATCGGACAGG TTACCACAAAAGTAACACAACAAGCCAAACACTTTGGATCCTTCTTGTCATCGGCCATCAGCAAGGCTGGCACCAAAATCAAGGAAACAGTCAAGGATAAT ACCATTCTCGACTCGTTCAACAAGGAGCAGGAGGCCTTCATCAAGGGCCAGGGCGGCGTGGGCAATGGGGCAGCACCCTGGATCGGGCATGCCAACGAGGCCAAGATCAAGGAGGAGATCCTGGGCCTGTCGCAGGACCGCCGCAACTTCGTGCGCGCCCCGCCCGCCGGCGTGGACTTTGAGTTTAGCTACGACACCGCCTATCCCACGGCCATAGCCATTATGGCCGAGGACAAGGCGCTCGAGACGATGCGATTCGAGCTGGTGCCCAAGAT CATCACTGAGGAGAACTTTTGGCGGAATTACTTCTACCGCGTCTCACTGATCATCCAGGCCGCCGAGCTGGGCACCCTGGGCGCCGATGGCGTGGGCCAGGCCTCCAGCGGCGAAGATG CCAACGAAGTGGCCAATAAAGAGAGCACATCCAAGACTGTCGAACCAGCCAAGAGCGATTCCAGTCTGAAAGCCATAGCCGAGCAGCCAAAGGCCGTGATAGAGCCGGAGGTCCAGGAGCCCCATGGGGCAGTCAAGTCGAAGGCTCGTGCTGGCAAAGAGCTGGGCCAGAAGATCTCCGAATCGGAATTCGTTTCGGACGACTTTCAGGCCTCCAGCGAATCGGACTTGGCTGAAATCCAAGACGGCATGCGCAAATTGGGCATTGATAGCATGACCCAACTGGCACTAGCCACGACTGATG
- the LOC128266236 gene encoding synapse-associated protein of 47 kDa isoform X14, giving the protein MFSGLTNQFTSLVGAVKGGAGDEDVPAPTGEAAAAAPAAASTSLEATSSAAVDPEAAAAAGAEGLEGEEAGKRLPKSASLVDSLVTEATGWLGSAKGWLGNASIPSMPAMPSMPSMPAMPAMPSIPSIPGLRKAGGAEGAEGAEGAAAGEGGAAAGGAVSGGEDDDKSRYISATEGADSHPASGGGTPTGDEGQIGQGKGDEVKITTKVTQQAKHFGSFLSSAISKAGTKIKETVKDNTILDSFNKEQEAFIKGQGGVGNGAAPWIGHANEAKIKEEILGLSQDRRNFVRAPPAGVDFEFSYDTAYPTAIAIMAEDKALETMRFELVPKIITEENFWRNYFYRVSLIIQAAELGTLGADGVGQASSGEDED; this is encoded by the exons ATGTTTTCGGGCCTAACAAATCAATTTACCTCGCTGGTGGGCGCCGTGAAGGGCGGCGCTGGCGACGAGGATGTGCCCGCGCCCACAGGAGAGGCGGCCGCAGCCGCTCCAGCAGCGGCCTCCACATCCTTGGAGGCCACCTCGTCGGCAGCCGTGGATCCGGAGGCAGCTGCCGCCGCCGGCGCTGAAGGACTGGAGGGCGAGGAAGCTGGCAAGAG aCTTCCCAAATCCGCCTCCCTGGTTGATTCATTAGTCACCGAAGCCAC CGGATGGTTGGGCAGTGCCAAGGGTTGGCTGGGAAACGCCTCGATACCGTCGATGCCAGCCATGCCGTCGATGCCATCGATGCCAGCTATGCCAGCCATGCCGTCGATACCATCGATTCCGGGACTGCGCAAAGCCGGAGGCGCCGAGGGAGCCGAGGGCGCCGAGGGAGCTGCAGCCGGAGAGGGCGGGGCCGCCGCCGGTGGAGCCGTGAGTGGTGGCGAGGATGACGACAAGTCGAGGTATATTAG CGCCACGGAGGGCGCCGACTCGCATCCTGCATCGGGCGGTGGCACGCCCACCGGCGACGAGGGTCAAATCGGACAGGGTAAGGGCGATGAAGTCAAAA TTACCACAAAAGTAACACAACAAGCCAAACACTTTGGATCCTTCTTGTCATCGGCCATCAGCAAGGCTGGCACCAAAATCAAGGAAACAGTCAAGGATAAT ACCATTCTCGACTCGTTCAACAAGGAGCAGGAGGCCTTCATCAAGGGCCAGGGCGGCGTGGGCAATGGGGCAGCACCCTGGATCGGGCATGCCAACGAGGCCAAGATCAAGGAGGAGATCCTGGGCCTGTCGCAGGACCGCCGCAACTTCGTGCGCGCCCCGCCCGCCGGCGTGGACTTTGAGTTTAGCTACGACACCGCCTATCCCACGGCCATAGCCATTATGGCCGAGGACAAGGCGCTCGAGACGATGCGATTCGAGCTGGTGCCCAAGAT CATCACTGAGGAGAACTTTTGGCGGAATTACTTCTACCGCGTCTCACTGATCATCCAGGCCGCCGAGCTGGGCACCCTGGGCGCCGATGGCGTGGGCCAGGCCTCCAGCGGCGAAGATG
- the LOC128266244 gene encoding RING finger protein 151, whose amino-acid sequence MMHEFCAVCLGKLRRQVNTPCKHTFCKNCLCKVYDRSPTKACPLCRAPLEYYIIQRNNTLKLVFFS is encoded by the exons atgaTGCATGAATTTTGCGCCGTTTGCCTTGGCAAACTTCGTCGGCAGGTTAACACCCCGTGCAAACACACATTTTGCAAGAATTGTCTCTGCAAGGTCTACGATCGGAGCCCCACCAAAGCGTGTCCCCTCTGCCGGGCGCCCTTAGAGTACTACATC ATCCAGAGGAACAACACTCTAAAACTagttttcttttcataa
- the LOC128251666 gene encoding LOW QUALITY PROTEIN: uncharacterized protein LOC128251666 (The sequence of the model RefSeq protein was modified relative to this genomic sequence to represent the inferred CDS: deleted 1 base in 1 codon; substituted 1 base at 1 genomic stop codon): protein MNNNAAENNLLATPVLSIRNSKNPGTAIKWLDLSLQGLIQPSTTIDWGPFLLLFHFFCFAAXIFYAHIAILNARPAAVQGEGN from the exons ATGAACAATAAtg CAGCTGAAAATAACTTATTGGCAACCCCTGTTTTAAGTATAAGGAATTCAAAAAACCCTGGAACTGCGATAAAATGGCTTGACTTAAGCCTTCAGGGTCTTATTCAGCCAAGTACAACAATCGATTGGGGACCCTTCCTCCTtctatttcac tttttttgctTCGCCGCTTAGATATTCTATGCACATATTGCAATATTGAATGCTCGGCCTGCGGCGGTACAAGGAGAAGGGAATTGA
- the LOC128266242 gene encoding mitochondrial import inner membrane translocase subunit Tim16, whose protein sequence is MAKYIAQIIVLGAQAVGRAFTKALRQEIAASQEAARRAGGGQQGDKSAESNLRTGMTLEEAKQILNVEDPKNLDAIIKNYDHLFKVNERSNGGSFYIQSKVFRAKERLDHEIKAQQTRQPPKQEAAEATEDEPQSRARQRR, encoded by the exons ATGGCCAAGTACATCGCCCAGATCATCGTGCTGGGCGCCCAAGCGGTGGGCAGGGCCTTCACCAAGGCGCTGCGCCAGGAGATTGCCGCCTCCCAGGAAGCGGCACGTCGAGCGGGAGGTGGCCAGCAGGGCGACAAGAGCGCCGAGTCCAACCTTCGTACAG GCATGACACTGGAGGAGGCCAAGCAAATCCTGAACGTGGAGGACCCCAAGAACTTGGACGCCATCATCAAGAACTACGATCACCTGTTTAAGGTGAACGAACGCTCCAACGGCGGCTCCTTCTACATCCAGTCAAAGGTCTTCCGGGCCAAGGAGCGTCTTGACCACGAGATTAAAGCCCAGCAGACGCGACAGCCACCTAAGCAGGAGGCGGCCGAAGCGACGGAGGATGAGCCTCAAAGTAGGGCGAGGCAGCGGCGCTAA
- the LOC128266239 gene encoding uncharacterized protein LOC128266239, with product MAQDPKWKKAYDRLVREHYEDQKQIYLLQSQLRHFRSKRKRLQREIEEESKGMDVWMDMMERLRCGMERFQKHKHLLTPKKNKQLRRMIRKLPMNTLKERVQLMELSEKLVPKPCNDGPVAKAKEVQNMPRYSVPLQKPCDAKTQSTVDKRLARIKADLQTLRHIHEQTMDVVGDIRAIMATTNYLQRGRCTNIKITPYVESKQDLSKSKKATIELDRLRRTKHKTHYTREIMDVRPPYILDHVPQLKPNIFDFLETKSRKKH from the coding sequence ATGGCTCAAGACCCAAAATGGAAAAAGGCTTACGACCGACTGGTTCGTGAGCACTACGAGGACCAAAAACAGATTTACCTGCTGCAGAGCCAACTGCGGCACTTTCGGTCCAAGCGGAAACGCCTGCAGAGGGAAATCGAGGAGGAGAGCAAGGGCATGGACGTCTGGATGGACATGATGGAACGTCTGCGTTGCGGAATGGAGCGCTTTCAGAAACACAAGCACCTGCTCACAcccaagaaaaacaaacagctGCGCCGGATGATTCGGAAATTGCCCATGAACACGTTGAAGGAGCGGGTGCAACTGATGGAGCTGTCGGAGAAGTTGGTGCCCAAACCGTGTAACGACGGCCCCGTTGCGAAGGCAAAAGAAGTCCAGAATATGCCAAGGTACTCCGTGCCGCTCCAGAAGCCATGTGATGCCAAGACTCAATCCACGGTGGACAAGCGGCTTGCCAGGATTAAAGCCGATCTGCAAACCCTGCGGCACATACACGAGCAGACCATGGACGTCGTCGGAGATATACGTGCTATAATGGCCACCACCAACTATTTGCAGCGGGGCCGTTGCACCAACATAAAGATCACTCCCTATGTGGAGTCCAAACAAGACCTTTCGAAGTCAAAGAAGGCCACCATCGAATTGGATCGCCTGCGAAGGACCAAACACAAAACGCATTACACCCGGGAAATCATGGATGTGCGTCCACCATACATCCTCGACCATGTGCCGCAGCTGAAACCCAACATCTTTGACTTCCTGGAAACGAAGTCTAGGAAAAAGCACTAG
- the LOC128266235 gene encoding F-box/LRR-repeat protein 7, which produces MSHKTSSRRSSDLECPLASLGRNSNAVRDHYHHPHPLSSSPLDPQAYKMMSRKSPNPGMDVGETQGDQVAASSTAAAAAVLHMVQQKAATFELRGRHSRPEQANYGAHSTASVGRHAKKSPELPAPASRNVAPVPQPRNFLTLEHVLQFGAQRPSWMHGNSADTEDSSDNNASGGGVGGRAGGNGSGGGGGDGGGGAVGRRRVQGGRCSVPTVLSSNGSGSNGAQYLLDKKMESLYLGNALRALPLGAEASQYQNERYYLEDYSSGSGNERLPERLHHPRTSSPSETSGSDRYLLNRSSNSNHLHSKGQSLSDGLCNLGRFSPSLDQGYATLVSPSPTGHHSSGGAGNVTNSTTASGAGIMASSTPATTPRRGVSSNGVGGGGAGTAIGPPPWNRKGPFRCGPLFDRLPDEAVVRIFSWLDSCELCNVARVCRRFEHLAWRPVLWKVISLRGEHLNGDKTLKMIFRQLCGQSCNGACPEVERVMLSDGCRLSDKGLQLLTRRCPELTHLQLQTCVGVSNQALVDALTKCSNLQHLDVTGCSQVSSISPNPHVEPPRRLLLQYLDLTDCMAIDDMGLKIVVKNCPQLVYLYLRRCIQITDAGLKFVPSFCVSLKELSVSDCLNITDFGLYELAKLGAALRYLSVAKCERVSDAGLKVIARRCYKLRYLNARGCEAVSDDSITVLARSCPRLRALDIGKCDVSDAGLRALAESCPNLKKLSLRSCDMITDRGVQCIAYYCRGLQQLNIQDCPVSIEGYRAVKKYCKRCIIEHTNPGFC; this is translated from the exons ATGTCGCACAAGACGAGCAGCCGTCGCAGCAGCGACCTGGAGTGTCCACTAGCCTCATTGGGCCGCAACAGCAATGCGGTGCGCGACCACTACCACCACCCGCATCCGCTGAGCTCCAGTCCGCTGGATCCGCAGGCCTACAAAATGATGTCCCGCAAGTCGCCCAATCCCGGCATGGATGTGGGCGAGACGCAAGGCGACCAGGTTGCGGCCTCCTCGacggcagctgctgctgcggtgCTCCACATGGTGCAACAAAAGGCGGCGACCTTCGAGCTCAGAGGTCGCCACTCGCGACCGGAACAGGCCAACTATGGAGCCCATTCCACGGCCTCTGTGGGCAGGCATGCGAAGAAATCACCCGAACTTCCGGCTCCGGCCTCCAGAAATGTGGCGCCCGTGCCGCAGCCACGGAATTTCCTCACCCTGGAGCATGTCCTGCAGTTCGGAGCCCAGCGACCCAGTTGGATGCACGGCAACAGTGCGGACACGGAGGATTCGAGTGACAACAATGCGAGTGGCGGTGGCGTTGGCGGTCGAGCGGGTGGCAATGgcagtggtggtggtggtggcgatGGTGGAGGTGGGGCAGTAGGACGAAGACGCGTCCAAGGCGGAAGATGCAGTGTGCCCACTGTGCTGAGCAGCaatggcagcggcagcaacggAGCCCAGTACCTGCTGGACAAGAAGATGGAGTCACTCTATCTGGGCAACGCCCTGCGAGCCCTTCCCTTGGGCGCCGAGGCGAGCCAGTACCAAAACGAGCGCTACTACCTGGAGGActacagcagcggcagcgggaACGAGCGACTGCCAG AACGCCTGCACCACCCGCGCACCTCCAGTCCCAGCGAGACGAGTGGATCGGACCGCTATCTTCTGAACCGGAGCTCCAACTCCAACCACCTGCACTCCAAGGGCCAGAGCCTGTCGGACGGCCTGTGCAACCTGGGCCGCTTCTCGCCCAGTCTGGACCAGGGCTATGCCACGCTGGTCTCGCCCTCACCCACGGGTCACCACTCCAGTGGTGGGGCGGGCAACGTGACAAACAGCACCACCGCCAGTGGGGCGGGGATCATGGCCAGCAGCACGCCAGCCACAACGCCGCGCAGAGGCGTCTCCAGTAACGGAGtcggcggaggaggagctggcACGGCCATCGGACCGCCGCCCTGGAACCGCAAGGGTCCCTTCCGATGCGGCCCGCTCTTCGATCGCCTGCCCGACGAGGCCGTCGTCCGCATCTTCTCCTGGCTGGACAGCTGCGAGCTGTGCAACGTGGCCAGGGTCTGCCGGCGATTCGAACACCTCGCCTGGCGGCCCGTCCTGTGGAAGGTGATCTCGCTGCGGGGCGAGCACCTCAACGGCGACAAGACGCTGAAGATGATCTTCCGGCAGCTGTGCGGCCAGAGCTGCAACGGCGCCTGTCCGGAGGTGGAGCGCGTGATGCTCTCCGATGGCTGCCGCCTCTCGGACAAGGGCCTCCAGCTGCTCACGCGTCGCTGCCCGGAACTGACCCACCTCCAGCTGCAGACCTGCGTGGGCGTCTCGAATCAGGCGCTCGTCGATGCGCTCACCAAGTGCAGCAACCTGCAGCATCTGGATGTGACGG GCTGCAGCCAGGTGAGCAGCATCAGTCCGAATCCCCACGTGGAGCCACCGCGTCGTCTTTTGCTGCAGTACCTGGACCTCACGGACTGCATGGCCATCGATGATATGGGCCTGAAGATCGTGGTCAAGAACTGTCCCCAGCtggtgtatctgtatctgcggCGCTGCATACAAATCACGG ATGCGGGTCTTAAGTTCGTGCCCAGCTTTTGCGTTTCGCTGAAGGAGCTGAGTGTGTCCGACTGCCTGAACATCACCGACTTTGGCCTTTACGAGCTGGCCAAGTTGGGAGCGGCGCTGCGCTACCTTTCCGTGGCCAAGTGCGAACGCGTTTCGGATGCTGGACTGAAGGTGATTGCCAGGCGGTGCTATAAGCTGCGGTATCTGAACGCCCGTGGATGTGAGGCTGTGAGTGATGACTCCATTACGGTCCTAGCCCGATCCTGTCCGCGGCTTAGAGCCCTGGACATTGGAAAGTGCGATGTGAGCGACGCTGGACTGCGAGCCCTGGCCGAGAGCTGCCCGAACCTGAAGAAGCTGAGTCTGCGCAGCTGCGACATGATCACGGACCGCGGGGTGCAGTGCATCGCCTACTATTGCCGTGGCCTACAGCAGCTGAATATCCAGGACTGCCCGGTGTCCATCGAGGGCTACCGGGCGGTCAAGAAGTACTGCAAGCGCTGCATCATCGAGCACACCAATCCGGGATTCTGTTGA
- the LOC128266245 gene encoding kappaPI-actitoxin-Avd3c produces MLLKFSYLVIFLVFYSHLTHSIKRRCLQPLEEGTGKAYLRNWFYNSTSHRCQRFIFFGGVRNGNNFDTQARCRKICLAQLPMPLNNLTSDDGA; encoded by the exons ATGCTGTTGAAATTTTCGTATCTCGTAATCTTTTTGGTGTTCTATTCTCACCTGACTCATTCGA TCAAGCGAAGATGCCTTCAGCCGCTGGAAGAGGGCACAGGAAAAGCCTACCTGCGCAATTGGTTCTACAACTCCACATCGCATAGGTGCCAaaggtttattttctttggtGGTGTGAGGAATGGCAACAACTTCGATACCCAAGCTCGGTGTCGCAAAATTTGCCTAGCCCAACTGCCTATGCCACTAAATAATTTAACCAGTGATGATGGagcttaa